One genomic window of Halanaerobium saccharolyticum subsp. saccharolyticum DSM 6643 includes the following:
- a CDS encoding bifunctional metallophosphatase/5'-nucleotidase, producing MAKDFTLLQINDTHSYLENHQELFWDGDRAEYRKAGGYARIRSLIKEIKAETNGRTMALDNGDTIHGTYQAVKSKGRSMIPILNKMGFEGMTAHWEFGYGSENFMEITEELNYPMLAINLYDEESNNLVFDPYLIKKYGDLKVGVIGVAATIIDKVMPDWFSEGIYLTLGNEELPNYIAELKEKDVDLIVVLSHLGFPQEIKLAEEVDGIDVLLSGHTHNRVHKPAVFNDTIIIQSGCHGSFVGRLDLKLENKKVVDFKHQLITVEESIKEDREVKAEVEKVMKPHRKKLEEVLGFTEIALNRNMVLESTMDNFLLDSLLDLTGAEMAFSNGWRYGAPIIPGPITRNDLWNIIPVNPPVSTVKLSGKELWEMMEVNLERTFAADPYQQMGGYVKRSAGINLYFKIENPAGERIQKLFVQGKEVEFDRVYDVAFVTSQGVRAEYGKEREKLDINAIENLERYLKKVKKVEPKLRNTIVAV from the coding sequence ATGGCTAAAGATTTTACTTTACTACAGATTAATGACACTCACTCTTATCTGGAAAACCATCAGGAATTATTCTGGGATGGTGATCGAGCAGAATATAGGAAGGCAGGAGGTTATGCGCGGATCCGTTCCTTGATTAAAGAGATCAAAGCAGAAACAAATGGGAGAACAATGGCCCTTGATAATGGAGATACAATCCACGGGACTTATCAGGCTGTCAAATCTAAGGGCCGATCCATGATTCCTATTTTAAATAAGATGGGATTTGAAGGAATGACTGCGCACTGGGAATTTGGCTATGGTTCGGAAAACTTTATGGAAATAACAGAAGAGCTAAATTATCCGATGCTGGCGATCAATCTCTATGATGAAGAAAGTAATAATTTAGTATTTGACCCCTATTTAATTAAAAAATATGGTGATTTAAAGGTCGGGGTAATTGGGGTTGCAGCCACGATTATTGATAAGGTGATGCCGGACTGGTTTAGTGAAGGAATATATTTAACTCTGGGAAATGAAGAACTACCTAATTATATAGCTGAATTAAAAGAAAAAGATGTTGATCTGATTGTTGTTTTATCACATCTTGGCTTTCCCCAGGAGATTAAACTAGCAGAAGAGGTAGATGGAATCGATGTGCTTTTAAGTGGGCACACACATAATCGAGTCCATAAACCAGCTGTTTTTAATGATACAATAATTATTCAATCAGGCTGCCATGGTTCATTTGTGGGTCGGCTAGATTTAAAGTTGGAAAATAAGAAGGTAGTAGACTTTAAACATCAGCTGATTACTGTTGAGGAGAGTATTAAGGAAGATCGAGAAGTTAAAGCAGAAGTAGAAAAAGTTATGAAACCCCACCGAAAAAAACTGGAAGAGGTTTTGGGCTTTACGGAGATTGCTCTCAACCGCAATATGGTGCTGGAATCAACAATGGATAATTTTTTGCTGGATTCACTGCTGGATTTAACCGGAGCAGAAATGGCTTTTTCAAATGGCTGGAGATACGGAGCTCCAATTATACCGGGACCGATCACCCGCAATGACCTCTGGAACATTATACCGGTTAATCCACCAGTTTCAACTGTTAAATTAAGTGGAAAAGAACTCTGGGAGATGATGGAAGTTAATTTAGAGAGAACATTTGCCGCTGATCCCTATCAGCAGATGGGAGGTTATGTTAAACGCTCAGCCGGTATCAATCTCTATTTTAAAATTGAAAATCCGGCCGGAGAAAGAATTCAAAAATTATTTGTACAGGGTAAAGAGGTAGAATTTGATCGAGTTTATGATGTTGCTTTTGTGACAAGCCAGGGAGTAAGAGCAGAATATGGAAAAGAGCGGGAAAAACTTGATATTAATGCTATAGAAAATCTGGAAAGATATTTAAAGAAAGTAAAGAAAGTTGAACCTAAATTAAGAAACACAATTGTGGCAGTTTAG
- a CDS encoding sulfite exporter TauE/SafE family protein, translated as MITLGTLVHGIAGFGVAQVSMGLMPLFRSPTSASIIFSLIAVVSNFRVWWSVRDNFVVKDWLFPVIGLAFGMPLGIYVFSAFSKSQFRIAIGITLLLAVVLITLFKRLDFFRDWLKKQDLNPGWKSAVAAGFIAGIFGGAVAIPGPPMIIYGTFMVVAGFWESKHMKSIFTAFFGTLMLYRLLAVLVAGSFTMPLFLEALIVMPALFLGSWLGIKIYNHIPEKIFSWFVLIMLSINALTLLLTA; from the coding sequence GTGATTACACTTGGGACTTTAGTTCACGGAATAGCAGGATTTGGAGTGGCACAAGTTTCAATGGGCTTGATGCCATTATTTAGAAGTCCTACCTCGGCTTCAATTATTTTCAGTTTAATTGCTGTTGTTAGTAATTTTAGAGTCTGGTGGAGTGTACGCGATAACTTTGTGGTTAAGGATTGGCTGTTTCCGGTTATTGGTCTGGCTTTTGGAATGCCTCTCGGGATTTATGTTTTTAGTGCCTTCAGTAAATCGCAGTTTAGAATTGCAATTGGGATTACTTTACTATTAGCAGTAGTTTTAATTACACTTTTTAAAAGACTGGATTTTTTTCGAGATTGGTTAAAAAAACAGGATCTGAATCCAGGCTGGAAAAGTGCAGTGGCTGCAGGTTTTATAGCAGGTATATTTGGGGGAGCTGTAGCTATTCCTGGGCCACCAATGATTATTTATGGAACTTTTATGGTGGTTGCTGGTTTTTGGGAAAGTAAACATATGAAGTCGATTTTTACAGCTTTCTTTGGGACTCTGATGCTCTATCGCTTACTGGCTGTATTAGTTGCTGGTTCATTTACTATGCCTCTCTTTCTGGAGGCTCTGATAGTAATGCCGGCTCTGTTTTTAGGCTCCTGGCTGGGAATTAAAATTTATAATCACATTCCTGAAAAAATATTCAGCTGGTTTGTTTTAATAATGCTCAGCATTAATGCCTTAACTTTGCTTTTAACAGCATAA
- a CDS encoding APC family permease has protein sequence MSKKKMGLNETWSMAVGGMVGGGIFSVLGVIIATAGNMAWLSFFIAGLIALATGISYSNLTNKFEEGGGAFTYIKDINHQGLAGGLSWLLIIGYILTLSVYAFTFGQYLEKLLNFGPWFPRLISISIILIFMYLNLRGVSDASQLEVFIVWAKLAILVGIASLGLWQFDLQIFNSGHLKSAGTFANAIVGASTIFMAYEGFQLITYDYEDIKDADSTIRKAEILAVISVIFIYILVTLGTINLVSYQTIIEEKEVVLAIAGENILGTAGLIIASIAALFSTGSAINSTLFATSRLAIKVANDGELPSFLAHKNDSGLPDRSIYVIGGTGALLAAFGNLASLVEAASFIFLVTFSVVNFIAFKEIKENKTVSFLGGLGASISSILLFIRFLNRDLKIIIALAVLLFLATIGRNLIYRIKSQ, from the coding sequence ATGAGTAAGAAAAAAATGGGTTTAAATGAAACCTGGAGTATGGCAGTTGGAGGAATGGTCGGTGGAGGTATTTTTTCAGTCTTAGGAGTTATTATTGCTACCGCAGGTAATATGGCCTGGTTGAGTTTTTTTATTGCCGGCTTAATTGCCCTAGCAACAGGTATTAGCTATTCAAATCTAACAAATAAATTTGAAGAGGGTGGAGGAGCATTCACATATATTAAAGATATTAACCATCAAGGCCTGGCAGGTGGGCTTTCCTGGCTTTTGATAATTGGCTATATCTTAACTCTTTCAGTTTATGCTTTTACTTTTGGTCAATATTTAGAAAAGTTATTAAATTTTGGCCCCTGGTTTCCCCGTTTGATTTCTATCTCAATCATTCTCATTTTTATGTACCTTAATCTTCGCGGTGTAAGTGATGCCTCGCAGCTGGAAGTGTTTATAGTCTGGGCAAAATTAGCTATTTTAGTGGGCATCGCCTCCCTAGGCTTGTGGCAGTTTGATCTGCAGATCTTTAACAGCGGTCATTTGAAATCTGCAGGCACATTTGCCAATGCAATTGTCGGTGCCTCAACTATTTTTATGGCCTATGAAGGCTTTCAGCTGATAACTTATGATTATGAAGATATTAAAGATGCTGACAGCACAATTCGAAAAGCAGAAATACTGGCAGTTATTTCTGTAATATTTATCTACATATTGGTTACTCTGGGTACTATTAATCTAGTCAGCTATCAGACAATTATCGAAGAAAAAGAAGTTGTGCTGGCAATTGCAGGAGAAAACATTTTGGGAACAGCCGGTCTGATCATCGCTTCCATTGCTGCTTTATTTTCAACCGGTTCTGCAATTAACTCTACCCTATTTGCAACTTCGAGACTGGCAATTAAAGTAGCAAATGATGGAGAGTTACCTTCTTTTCTGGCTCATAAAAATGATTCTGGCCTCCCAGATCGCTCAATTTATGTTATCGGTGGCACAGGAGCTCTCCTGGCAGCATTCGGTAATTTAGCTTCTCTGGTTGAAGCTGCAAGTTTTATCTTTTTAGTTACCTTTTCCGTGGTAAATTTTATTGCCTTTAAAGAAATTAAAGAAAATAAAACGGTCTCCTTTCTGGGAGGGTTGGGAGCATCTATCTCTTCCATTTTACTATTTATTCGCTTTCTGAATCGGGACCTTAAAATAATTATCGCCCTAGCTGTTTTGTTATTCCTGGCAACTATAGGAAGAAATCTGATTTATAGAATTAAATCTCAATAG
- a CDS encoding LytTR family DNA-binding domain-containing protein, with the protein MKVKLICSNTYQLLLKDFLESRDFQISEQAEFSLVEKGEEIPKDGISIVFNSHKIDQLISFLENKLLNEKPREEKSMQDHLIGQLDENYEIVNYKDIILFEAQNSIIYARANNKKYRVKEKLYQLEEELAAEGFVRINKSEIVNILHIKEIVPWFNGRLLLKLDNKREVEVSRSYAGDFKDFLGL; encoded by the coding sequence ATGAAAGTAAAATTGATCTGTTCTAATACATACCAGCTTTTATTAAAAGATTTTCTGGAATCCAGAGATTTTCAAATTTCCGAGCAGGCAGAATTCTCTCTGGTGGAAAAAGGTGAGGAAATCCCCAAAGATGGAATAAGTATTGTCTTTAACTCCCATAAAATTGATCAGCTGATTTCCTTTTTGGAAAATAAGCTATTAAATGAGAAACCCCGAGAAGAAAAATCAATGCAGGATCATTTAATCGGGCAGCTGGATGAGAACTATGAAATTGTAAATTATAAGGATATTATACTTTTTGAAGCCCAGAACAGCATCATCTATGCCAGAGCAAATAATAAAAAATACAGAGTTAAAGAAAAATTATATCAGCTGGAAGAAGAACTGGCTGCTGAAGGTTTTGTCAGGATAAACAAATCGGAGATAGTTAATATTCTGCATATCAAGGAAATTGTGCCCTGGTTTAACGGCCGCCTGCTGCTTAAACTTGATAATAAAAGGGAAGTTGAAGTTTCACGCAGCTATGCCGGTGATTTTAAAGACTTTTTAGGTTTATAA
- a CDS encoding alpha/beta hydrolase, which produces MKKVLKRILIIIPIILIALVSFVVLSSYFEHRNLIAEEKEKYPAPGEMVEVAGTNLHVYAEGQGDQTLVLMSGLGTSSPYYDFKVLFEKLSDDYRIVVVERAGYGWSEITSADRDLKTLLKETRTALEMAGEKGPYVLFPHSLAGLEAIYWANLYPEEITAIIGLDPLVPGYIEKTEEKPSLSPLITVLTRTGLVRNQPDVFDNNFEAVKKDLLTEKEAEIARTIFYRRVQTKNMWEEVDMVTANSKTVSEQGKPEIPFSAFISSQNEEEYWQDSINNYVKATNGKSFILDAEHYIHLDYPELIAEKSKEIIEKTAPEDG; this is translated from the coding sequence TTGAAAAAAGTTTTAAAAAGAATATTAATCATTATCCCCATAATCTTAATTGCCCTAGTTTCATTTGTAGTTTTAAGCAGTTATTTTGAACACAGAAATTTAATTGCTGAAGAAAAGGAAAAGTACCCAGCTCCAGGTGAAATGGTAGAAGTAGCTGGAACAAATCTTCATGTCTATGCAGAAGGTCAGGGAGATCAAACACTGGTCTTGATGTCCGGTCTGGGAACAAGTTCTCCCTATTATGATTTCAAGGTTCTTTTTGAAAAATTATCAGATGATTATCGAATTGTGGTTGTCGAAAGGGCCGGCTATGGCTGGAGTGAAATAACTTCTGCTGACAGAGATTTAAAAACTTTACTTAAAGAAACCAGAACAGCTCTAGAAATGGCAGGAGAAAAAGGACCCTATGTCTTATTTCCTCACTCTTTAGCAGGTCTGGAAGCTATCTACTGGGCCAATCTTTATCCAGAAGAAATAACAGCGATTATCGGTCTGGATCCTCTTGTTCCCGGTTATATTGAGAAAACAGAAGAAAAACCATCTTTATCGCCATTAATTACTGTCCTGACCCGAACTGGCCTGGTCCGAAATCAGCCTGATGTTTTTGATAATAATTTTGAAGCAGTCAAAAAAGATCTCTTAACAGAAAAAGAAGCTGAAATTGCCAGGACAATATTTTACCGTCGTGTTCAGACCAAAAACATGTGGGAAGAAGTGGATATGGTAACTGCTAATTCCAAAACAGTTTCTGAACAGGGAAAACCCGAAATCCCCTTTTCTGCTTTTATTTCCAGTCAAAATGAAGAAGAATACTGGCAGGATAGTATAAATAATTATGTAAAAGCTACTAATGGTAAGTCATTTATTTTAGATGCTGAGCATTATATTCACCTTGATTATCCCGAGTTGATTGCAGAAAAGAGTAAAGAAATTATTGAAAAAACCGCCCCGGAGGACGGTTAA